A region of the Vicugna pacos unplaced genomic scaffold, VicPac4 scaffold_19, whole genome shotgun sequence genome:
accatgtaaatagttttcaatcttcataataaataactgtggttttatctggttacttaaattatgaataataatgttcacatttgtaaaagttattaaaatcaacattgtttaatgaaaatatcatttcttttcgcatgaacatgtattaactacaagaaatgttccatgctttcttctacgatttactgttagagccttaaagaataatattttcctcaaaagatattacggcaaagggatttcttttggtggaactgttccggcatcaaatctggtgcatgtctcaggccactggcaacatagagatgatagaaattaggaggcattataaacacagaatcatttttaaaggaattaaaaaaactggatgtgtgtaaacaaagaatcagagaatattctggtgaaataaatgtatttttcagcttaagcaagacatggggtgaataaatctgaaatgaaaaaaccacccagagattagcagcgagtcatgcatgcagtgtgaatgatcaaaaccaagttgtttccaaaccagtgtgcaggcttgatggcttcatgaatcaaatctgtgtggcaccaggccacctcgaatacatgttgatgaggtatttataagcccttcaccatcccaaatcaaagcccacgcacgagccacaagaccatcacctacacatttggaaaacacacaacatggtgaatagcacttttcttgttcagtagccggtggcagcgaactgtcagcagacagagatacagggacacagaggcacctcccctcactcagctgataaacttccgtgcatccctggggacaggattgtcataaaatgcaccatggattgatcctcctcctaggaaaggaaccgtagtgctgtcattaggtttgagcaggggtgggtggaggatctcagaagagttgtttcagcacaccaatagaattcttggccaccgtgaccacgaaagacaagtcccctgccatcccggtaggcacttgggctcctgacaaaagctgggctcagtaaagggttgagtagaaggcacagacctgagggatgccccagcaataggcaggaggtagggcctggtttatactgctctgggtgtatcccagactcatccgaatacgaaatcagaaatttgcaaaacagcagagctggggtggatcatctactccagactcctcaccttacagttaaaagggtggcaaccctgacaggcaaagcaacgtgctaaaggcagagcgtggaagtggcagtgccaggtgaaacgcagcgtgcaacccccgttcaaggccgctgactctgacgacggggccaaggtttccaatgaggagaataagacagtgtaaatactttgttccccctaaaaccccaaatgttttttaaaggcacaaaaactcaccttaactagatctcttctgagggggctctcttctgcttcttcgtctttctgtctccatttccctctctcagacacaaacacattcagttttgtgaaaggggacttccttccatacaaagacagacttcacatcttcagaaagatacctgagaaagcacgtttctcaattcaagtctttgtgtgagttctgggcaactggcttattttctagaacaatcggtagttacaaaatcaggaaatcatcttccacaaaggcagagttctggtccgtgttgataaagttggggatgtcacatttcatgagtctgttcggctcctcctctggccacctgctgcatctgatggcttcctggagccgaataacactgtaaagggctatggtagggataccagctttggccttgtccaagtggtccacttcattgatgtagcagtgaaagagggacctagattcgtcattgcactgccagagaacaccttgggcagcagcggtcttccaaagtctgacacaaagctgttgagtctaaatctcttctcgggagactctgcattgctacaaagaaaaccaaaataaaatatcgttcacagtgtagctcggtgacctgaagaatcatagtttttgccatctactgagagtaaatccctgcacagagcatgctgacatgcactggaattgaaagacatcacttctgaacacatacaattaaacccaaggcaaaagtctaaagtgagggcccatggaccatcctaaaaagacatcgttccctgagaatcctcaatattggtgcctcgcacaccagtgtttctccgtgggacactcagatctcttcatcaggattcgttaaagtgcttcttaaaatgcagaatcctggggtgcacaccctcagagtctccagaggtagcgactggtagtctgtattttcatagccaccaggataactaaacatgctcaggtttagcaccgcagtctacatcgggtcacctgagcatcgacaattctgtctcacgggatggggggtgccatgtgtgtcagggtgctgtcctacccatgtgtctcccctgattctcagaactgacagtgctgccccattgggcacgaaataccaccgtttcacaatgcatacgcagggcgcccgactgaaaaacaatcagtgataggagaggggacaaaactcagcttcctgttaccttgtttcacttactgtgggacgagtgatcaattcaagggtaataaatcagtgaatgagtgaataacatgactcgcgttagtcccacgagtgcctggaagagcaagcctgggcacattgagaaccataacagcccatctacttaaatgtcatcctccacagatctatgtaaaggttacttccacccaggcagtgactccagaagggcaagaatcatgtatgaacacactctcaaatccagaacagaacctgacaacaattaggctctggagtctgtgtttagcgagtgtggaatctcagtgattccagctcttacaccttgccttcccatcccaccacacacgatatggcccttatgtccagttctcccggggctggggccacggaacccatttataggactggaagaatctgatcatttaaaccatcccccagattatcatcaagagtcacctgcatttcagggatcagtaatcccagaagctttgcagttcaggcagctgagggatttttatatcagctctgtcttctactgtgactgcctgggtgacatcagacaaggaattctgaaaagcctgaacttttcctttcaggaataatctaattaacaaatctcgttgaccactcaacaaatgtgatgtgaagatcaatgattttacacaggagtacaacattcactaggtcgtggatttagaatcagaggaaaatcattttagaaagattgacagaatgtagctttaatgcgaatttaagtattcttagctttcagtaaatcatcttcccctacttatcacttcacccaagtttaaaagatgtctgagaacagggatgagtgtgccagcaatctgagacccaataacctaaaatgtcacctaggaaaaagaggggagtaacacatttttaaaaagcatggcaaggatggcggggccatccccaaccccagactaagaagctctgagtaatagctttcctgcctgcctggggcatcagctgatgtgaaaatccacccagaaacctcactgtccagcagctcttccataacacaggctacactttctcagaattaagaattgcgtccagtaaccacttcgctgaagaataaagacaaaggagaacaagagagttctgcccctcccaagggagagcccagacctcgggctgcatgcactgcgcccacctccctggagaagaataaactggagaagggcgttctgcgaaactggggcagcaaaggttgagatgggaacaaattgaccagctggccagggacagccccctccgtcgctgccttggcggctgcctcagccctctcagcccatcctgcccacctctggtggctaagctgtcagggaaattgctttgcgatctggagcaacagaggctgcccacaggccaatctgcggaaaagatgggcgctaaacccccagctcccgagtgacaggctccatacccccgccaacaccccgacgcccccgcaccctaccgcaaccccggggaaatatgacccgaagaagtgtgacctgggaacgaggggcagcagaggccgcccccacgtcaggcctgcagagagattggagcttatcctccagctctccaggggcagcccctgtcctctccacctcctgatctcaccgcgcccaccttccaggagcaatcagaccaggtgtggggtgtcaggcgaatcttgcgccagagaggacgtccccaggccaggtcaggggagaggagaagaagtggccccattaggcggggcagccggccgtcgcaactgcctctgccccttgaccgcatcgggcccgtctcccaggagcaagctgacctggagacgggcatccggcttcttgggcagcagaggacgcccccaggattggtcacggggaagaggagagcaaattgacaggctccgcgctgcaggtcttctacccccgccatcgccacccccgcaccttaaaggcaccgcccagggcgcccctcccccagcaggctgagtgggacaggtgcgtctggtgacctggggcaggagaggccactcccacaccaggccatcggggagacgggagccaatccaccagctccccaaggcagcccctacccccgcagcagccaccactcttgcccatgacctcacagtggcctcctctagggagcaggctgacctggagatggacgtccgacgaacttgggacaacagggaccgcccccagggcaaaccatggggggaagtgggagcaaatggacaagttccatgggaaaacctgccgctgctgccaccacccccaaagtaccaagtccaactcccggggtcaggccgactaggatacacgcgtctcataacacagggcaacagcgaccgcccccaggacaagacgcggggaagatgggagcaaatggtccgctcccccgctgcaggcccccgaccaccgccacccctgcaccctgactaccctgcctcccgcccccagcaggcaaagtgggacaggggtgtcccgggacctggggcagcagaggccgccttcaggccacgcggtgcagacatggagctaatccacagtctcctccggggcagcctccctatgcctgcagccaccaccttaccagccccctgaccgcaccgcacccatctcccaggagcaagctcacctggagtcggacctgaggcaaatctccggcggcagacgtcgcccccaagccaggccgtgggggagagaagaaatggagcaactccctggaacacatcccctgcccctgccgcctccgccgccgcctcccaggagcaagttcatctggagacccgcgtcccgcctctagggcagcagaagccgcccctggctccgcctctggggagagcggagcgaattgatcggctcccccgcggcagcctccctccccccgtgggtcccgcaccttaacggccccgcccccactccgcactcagcaagctgagtgggacaggagtgtccggcgacctggggaagaagaggccgctcccaggcccagcagccgggacaaggcagctattccacccgttcaccaggggtagacccgctccgcccctctgccgctgccactgccttctgacctaaccgccccacctaccaggagcaagcttacctggagtgcaacatctggcgaatctccggcggccaagccccaccccaggccaggctgcagggaagagaagaaatcgatcggcttgcccgggcagcctcccaaccgccaccgccgccgccgcagcccaaaagcattgcaatagcctaccggggtcaggctgactgcaaggatgtgcacttgccttcttatcctggccaggtccctgagcacctccctgcatccctacactccctgcacctctgcacccctgctactctctgcaattctgcacccctccacccccacatcccctgaaatgcctgcgccctccacagcccctgcacccctgtcaccagttacacttttgcactgcttacactcctgcacccctgcatgtcccacacaccacctcttgggcctttggcagagtctctgctgttagaccaatgcacagtgactcactctttgccagtatatgatgcatcagtggacgtcagggtttgcctgcaggaaggtacatgttcccggtcactagcctgggccactagggtgatctctgtgaggtcacccaggacgggttcagagatgctgttctctgggaagagaggagttgaaaccggtcttgagggcagagctgtgctcaccaggccgtccacgcttcatgttttacacagggcttcggagaagtgaaatggatccggccaagtaataccggcctgctgtgagcccacctcagtcctgggctctgagtcagaccgactggctccctcaatcagggcccagtttgggcacctgaatggtccctttgaggcatcccaacagttctcaggatgaagtctggctgcttccaccccatggccctccctcctactgtgctggcctcaggaaggttccttatatggggaagaaggcagcccacaccctaccccacccctcacctttctctaacccaggctggtgctctctctgcccctcagagtctgggaagccatccctcttcagttatgtcccttctgagatggacttgcttccactcaattctaggcgaggatgcaccatggaatgcactgggtaagagaaccaaaataaataatttcttctgtgaggttgtctgtttatctactggggctgggctgtgtgtagtttgctacagctattggtgtgagaggctaaaacagcctgtgtgtccttgttttcatctccccgctgtctttgggttttccctagacactcctgagacatttacttctgttagtattattcctgttattacacacgggccctactgacatggaggtaaggtgttgggggagcgggacagagcagggcatctgcagtcctgtgattagttctcattgagcctgtgccctgagctgtgacctccacaagtgtgtctctttccccccaccccaatttgggtgacacagaagggatttcccttctcccaggttggttaggctctggtaaaataatttctcattaaaaaaacaaacaaaaaacaacttcccccaatgaaacagaatgttctgggtgtatttcaatacagttattttctcctctccaggcaggaagcatgaggagttatcctctgaccttcattctgagaacaggacacggtcctggatgtaaaatacatgaaaaagagcatggggcccctctgactggccccctggagttgtcacactctgatttccccacactgagcctcctgctggcctcagggacctgttaaatctgcctgcccccagggttcttacaaaagcaggttctgccttgggagctgtgactctccaagcctgcccgctgttccctttgcaacctctctgggttggaagcagctttccccctcagtcttctgggatctaagaagagcagtgggtttgcagctccctcagatttggtgttattttcaggacaggaggaagaacttctgagctccacacgagctggaccagaggctggaatcctcccttcctctgccaccgtgcaatcagtggctgtggttctagccgagtttctgaagatgtggacttaaacacacatatcccagccctcacaggagcacacagtcccataaatccccctagtttccactggtaactatggagccgatggggacacgggtttcgggaccacagaggcctgactgcacgacttgctccgtggcctatttacgtggttgctccgggccttgtctgaagtggcttgtttaccacacctggtacgtgggaaacacaaaataagtactagaaccttcactttttctccctccagggccttcaaacatagaaagtaataagtgaactcagacagcctagtcaccacaatgaggtccgtccagcctggctctcctgagtgatgggcactgacttgcaccttaactcggaacagtaggggaactgccttcctctaactgggcctctccccacaccaggcacgcccgcagctcagacggggccagctccccaactgaggtgtgtgctggtggcttcagtgtgacctggccctgccgggacatgaacctgcagtgagtgaggtggagggtcgggtggaggggggtcccttctggggtggcagggggcccggtagcacccctcccagcctggtgcctggggctccctaacacctcctacagctcctgggttggctccggtcctggccactccacacaccctcccagtatcttttcattatgtcccttttctgcttttatcagcgagaagtggcttctgttgcttgttcagtgaaacagtacatcgggaaaccagactacttctaacatcagtaaaataccaacctcggtcagctcgccgggcagaccgtgcagcacaaaggcctgaacagggctgtgcgaacggcttacgtgaagggtcctcagcatctgtcttcagagatacagaagctgatggttcaggtaaaacctcagggtgggattgaggaatccaaagctggttggtttcaaaggctaactggtcagaccagacccctgagctgtggtcagaagcctggctcaacgtcacgcagactcagcgccctaagtgccgggtggggccggtgctgttccctttgcaggctctcgttggggattcactgtagccccttaaatacagcagaaattccagccccattagcccccaccctgagtgttccatgacacaaatcccgggagtgtttaattttcatctttgtttaggaggatgaaggtggttcaagagaagacataaattcacacttagtgacacaaggtcacagccagtacttcctccacggagagctctgtgctcccacagtggtggctgggggctgggcagagaccctctgctggtcccagagggactcgctcatctggccacaactcatgggttggacagaagatccagagggtgacagagcatctttcctgggaatttggaactgacacatagaaatcaagttcactcatctggagtttggcggaggggaggggcggtggttggaaatcaaatgaaaccagagcatgagagaaacttagaagtgaaagagcgagagacagagagactgagcttgtgagagcaaatagtcagaaagaaggcaaacaatcaggggacagaagaattccagctcctgactgtgtagtctgtcccagcccatcaatgaccccgcgagatgtttaataacattccagttttgcagattaggaaacaggctgaaagaggtgggggctgggtttgggtgcacagttaattcaattgccactggaccccacacttcccattgcctgaaggcaccctaatcctcactgggacccctgtggtcccctgacagcccagcaccctgatcaaagggaccctgcgggagtgggaacccctcttgagtgtggagagttccctgccccgagatgccatgcatcagcaagctcccgctcaccccaggttaacatcagcccagctgtacagtctcccaacccgcttccctccctgccaggcacccccatccttaccaccgagtgtactgcaggaattcaggcacagggatgcccaaatcaacacgagcccatcggcaatagaaaaagcagactcccaggcccacctgggttgcgaggggacagaaggtgtcctcaactttcatgtgtctaagacaatcttcttcagctggaggttctagagaaaaataaaaggtccaaaacatagttcggtgaggaattcctccaaggacctgactccagtgtctacaaccatgtgtacctacccccggaattggggtgaaggtggattattgatcagcacaacccctggtggcccagctccttggcttggctgcccagagggggctgggggaatgggtaaggccagggcactcaggaaaagcacagaggacctgacctctcccttctgcactcgtaaacccttccccaaatctcaaggcattggacagagatccgccacaataatgagatgctcccatctcttcactcactcctgtcggttcacttacatgctgagcatccactgggtcccaggacaagacacataggatggctgatgggacaggcttggtccttccccctggaacctgttcaatctgatcaaagaatgatcacttataaagagtttctcaaaattatacagagaccaaagaccaactgcagagtgaaccaaatttaaaaatatatatgaagatcccccagtctccccgcctaaggttaacagcataaagcaaaaagttcttgcctttaatcagcagggaagttgtcaccccctctcaggtggaaaggagagttattctttgagcacgtcacagaagtgctccatcggattggaccagggcatctacattcattcagcaaatgtgtataagctcctactacatacgggaatctcctaactagaccgttcccaaggctctcgggctttatcagtcaacaaaatagacatgactccccatcactgggggctcagaattttagcagaggaaacaggcagcatgttggggtagcaagagtttggaaaaattttttaaaaagagtgatatgagcaaactcgggtgatggcggtggggtgggaggcaggcaggagagaataaggcaatcctggcagatctcacggagtaatgaacttgaagcagaatagatccggaggaagaaggaagagccggagccagaggcccccagagtgagggggagagtgtgggcagagaggcagagcacgccgggtcctgaggcctttgtgacgactttggctcctaatgacatggtgacccgtttagtgagttttgaggggaggggtgatgtagtccaacttatgcttttgtgtttgtgttttttggggggaagtaatttatttattttaatgaatgtgctggtgattgaacccaggatctcaagcatgctaagcatgcgccctaccactgagcaacacccaccacccccaatgtatgtttttacaggctccctctgactctctgtggatgagagattgtaggaaagcaaagatggaaacagaaggctattggtatccaggaaaggctgaaggtggctcttaggagggcggggagcagagagcaggtatttaattaagacagaatatccagaattttctaacaagctggatttgctgtctgtgagtgtaaaagaaagagagagaaaggacatggttccaacatctgggcctggacaatgggagggatgtcctctccggatgggaaaggggatgggaaaaggtggggctgagcaggtggaaaggggctggtatcagctcagttcttcaatgtcatggttaaggggtgtgttacatattgccacagaagtgcctaataggtagaggaatctgttttctttttctttttaacatttaaaaaatataattaaacatattaattgtattatgtgaatgatttgggaattttgtttcatgccaagttatatgttatatatagccaaatggagcatatatcaaaaaggggagaaatgagggctttcacataaactgactgtccgtaacgtaggtaaaatttcaataaaaccagtcttcagggcaaaaacctcatctcggtgttacataaaaataaatgaaaaacgactatgttgatgtaccattatttcatgttacataatagccccaaactaacagtgtttaactatgaggcttgtagaaatactattcgctttattcacataaatacagaagtgcagaaatgttctaaggtagaattagcatcttagtggaaataatacatatttgagcattttacatgatatatatgtactgattcaaaatttggaaaagtaatttcatagtagaacatatgtatgaatgtgaaagcaagatgaatgaaaggaaaagaatgtgatgtgagtctcagggataaaggctcagatggaaaggggaaatcagggaattttggagaaatcgagaaattgatggcatgccaatttccaaggctgggttgcttccaccaaaggaatagcagagagagagaggagaggcccaggaacccaccctggggaacacccacagtatatgtttggaaaaaacaggagacattggcaaaggaccagccagcaggccaaaagcagaaacagacagagagatgggctgggggttgagtgaagcaggaacacggggtaggagggatggaagagctgggtcaaatgctgccgaggggccaagcatgatgaggagtcaaaattgaccactatatttagcaacatggggtcactgatggccttgacagggcagtttccatagagcgagggatcaggcgaaaagccagaatgggtgtaaaaggggatggctcaagagaagatgcagacagtgagtttaaacaactccttaaagatttgctgcaaagacacagggtggcaattggtgggggtgaattagggtcaaggagtgctgttggtttaagaggatggacgtttatatactgatggtgccaactagcaggagaacaaaatagatgaggcagtgaaagagaggatggttttgggagtgacaacccagagaagatgggagggatggggcctcggggacttttggaggaactggctttcgatgccacttttaataagcggtggggcaccgagagtgaggtcacagacatcagaaggcgagcggatgtgctgggagttgcttgtgaaatttctcttctgttggcttgtttgcttgttcaaagtagaaaactaaccttaccagctgaggaacaaggaggaagaaagagttactggagccatgagcagaagataagaaagagccttccagggagaatgggacagtaaaaagggcagggggaggcgggggagtgcgctcccagaaagttacattttctctttgacgtccccaaatgtgtgacgtgttattacccttcctgctgtctacaaaataaaaattaattatggttcagaggaaatgctatttcattctaagaggctgcctgtttctcaggaatggtcatcttaaactgcaaatattacaaacaatgttgaaaagatgaacctgtgtacctaaaatcccctattttctattaatctgtttactacttagttcccctatcaataacacataacaaatactgccatgatggaggtacaccgatgcttaaaaggaaatgagatctgtatccttttgctaaattccatggcttccttaatatgcagttccacttggaatttaggaatgtctggtataagaagtgagaaacagtttgagaaaatcccggctcagaattatacatcacaaccacatctcacaagtatatacagccgtaaaaaagtttaaaagcaaaactccgtaactactcttaaagacctttgcaaacctgggcctgccaagatgtttccaaactggaaaggaactccaatctcttgcctggtaccggaccagaggctggccagccttttctgtaaaagcaagagagtaaatattttcagttttgcagatcattttgttgtaaccatgcaggtaggcaataagaaagctaagagcactgggagataggaaacaaacgggcatgcccacactctcccttccactcagggcagcttc
Encoded here:
- the LOC140693406 gene encoding uncharacterized protein, with the translated sequence MKVEDTFCPLATQTDAEDPSRKPFAQPCSGLCAARSARRADRENSISEPVLGDLTEITLVAQASDREHVPSCRQTLTSTDASYTGKDLAWGGAWPPEIRQMLHSR